Genomic window (Chryseobacterium sp. H1D6B):
GTTCCTACCCGTGAGCTGGCCATTCAAATTGATGAAGTTTTTAGAGCTTTCACTGAAAATTTGAAGCGTGAGATCCGTACAATGGCAGTTTATGGCGGTGTTTCTATCAACCCGCAGATGAAAGGAATGTTTGGGGTAGAAGTTCTTATTGCAACTCCCGGCCGTTTATTGGATCTGATTGATCATAATGCGTTGAGTATTTCAGGAATCCAGCATTTAGTGATTGATGAAGCAGACAAAATGTTTCAATTAGGTTTTGGTGAAGAAATGAATAAGCTTTTCGGTTTAATGCCGGTAATAAAGCAGACAACGTTGTTTTCTGCAACTTTAAATGATAAAGTTTCCGAAATGAAGGAACGTTTGTCAATTAATCCTGTCATTATTGAAATCAAGAAGGAAGAAGTTGAAATTGATAATATCGAGCAGCTGGCTTATCATGTTTCTCCTGAAAACAAAGGCCCTTTTTTACGTTATTTAATTAAAGAAAAGAAGGTTGAAAAAGCTTTGATTTTTGTTTCTTCTACAAGATCTGCGGATAATTTAGTAGAAAAACTTAAAAAAAATAAAATTAAAGCAGTAGCCATCCACAGTCAGAAATCGCAGGGTGCCCGCAGAAATAATTTAGAAGAATTTAAAGTAAACGGTGCCCAGATTTTGGTAGCTACAGATTTAATCGG
Coding sequences:
- a CDS encoding DEAD/DEAH box helicase, whose amino-acid sequence is MSFESLGLSHNIIHSVNKLGYLKPFPIQEQAVPVILQGKDLMGIAQTGSGKTACFVMPILEKLQNAEVKKDRNVQVLILVPTRELAIQIDEVFRAFTENLKREIRTMAVYGGVSINPQMKGMFGVEVLIATPGRLLDLIDHNALSISGIQHLVIDEADKMFQLGFGEEMNKLFGLMPVIKQTTLFSATLNDKVSEMKERLSINPVIIEIKKEEVEIDNIEQLAYHVSPENKGPFLRYLIKEKKVEKALIFVSSTRSADNLVEKLKKNKIKAVAIHSQKSQGARRNNLEEFKVNGAQILVATDLIGRGIHIESLPCVINYELPRSPLDYIHRIGRTGRANEKGTAISILTDDELQHFRVIQKKMGKKVTLQRTGDIDLHGY